In Thiospirochaeta perfilievii, a single window of DNA contains:
- a CDS encoding ATP-dependent Clp protease adaptor ClpS has translation MADKTSISNESSVSNKLEEPGLFNVLLHNDDYTSMDFVVDVLVSIFRKNSVEASKIMMEVHKKGAGIAGVYPYDIGITKVHEVKRRAKVEKYPLLCTLEKV, from the coding sequence ATGGCTGATAAAACATCTATATCTAATGAGAGTAGCGTAAGTAATAAGCTTGAAGAGCCAGGCCTTTTCAATGTTTTATTGCATAATGATGATTATACATCTATGGATTTTGTTGTTGATGTATTAGTATCTATATTTAGAAAAAACAGTGTTGAAGCTTCCAAAATTATGATGGAAGTACATAAAAAAGGTGCAGGTATTGCCGGAGTTTATCCCTATGATATAGGAATAACAAAGGTTCATGAGGTTAAAAGAAGAGCAAAGGTTGAGAAATATCCTCTGTTATGCACATTGGAAAAGGTATAA